The following DNA comes from Bos indicus x Bos taurus breed Angus x Brahman F1 hybrid chromosome 22, Bos_hybrid_MaternalHap_v2.0, whole genome shotgun sequence.
caccccagACTGTGGTGGCCTCTAAATGTAAATGGACACTTAATATCTATttggaggggtgggatgtggggttGGAGGAACTGTAGGCTCCAACTCCTGCCACAGTTTATATCTGAGACTTGAACTAGGGTAATCAAGATGCAGGGCAAATGGGTTTGTCTAAGTACAAAATGATGCTTTAGCCACCTCCAGGCCAGAAGGTTAATATGCATTTGGGTGTACCTGTGCCTCCTGTCACCTTAATTTACAGTGGTGCGCCTAATATTCCCTGAAACAGGGCACCCATGTGGACAACTCTTGCCAAGAAATTGTATCCAGGCCTGTCAGGGAAACAAAGCTTGTGAATCATTTATAACTGCCCCATCTCAAACCTTGTTTCCTGGGTAACACAGCAGAGATGACATTTCAGAGTAGTACCCAGGAAGAAGTGTGGAGAGGTACCTCTTGTGGTTACTCAGAACACATGTTCTGTCCCAGATAGTTTTCCACTCTTGCCCCAGCAAATACTCTAGTCAGTGGGGAAGAGAATAAAGGGCACTCTGCCCACACTAGTGGGCAGCTTAGGTTGTATCTAAAACTCTGCCCTTCTGCTTGGCAGCACTCCCATTTAGTGTCCTATCTTTGTCTTCACAGTTCTCTTTCCTGATGACCGAGGCATTGCTGGTGTTCTCTCCTGAGAGTTCGTTGCTGCGCTCCCTTTCACGGAAGGGCCGAGCGCGTTGCCACTGGGTTCTGCAGCTGCTGGCCTTGCTGTGTGCATTGCTGGGCCTGGGCCTTGTCATCCTCCACAAGGAACAGCTTGGCAAAGCCCACCTGGCCACTTGGCATGGGCGGGCAGGGCTGCTAGCTGTGCTGTGGGCAGGGCTGCAGTGCTCGGGTGGGGTGGGCCTGCTCTACCCCAAATTGCTGCCTCGATGGCCCCTGGCCAAGCTTAAGCTCTACCACGCCACTTCGGGGTTGGTGGGCTACCTTCTGGGGGGTGCCAGCCTCTTGTTGGGCATGTGCTCACTCTGGTTCACTGCCACAGTCACCGGTGGGGTCTGGTACCTGGCTGTGCTTTGCCCTGTCATTACCAGCTTGGTCATTATGAACCAGGTGAGCAACGCCTACCTGTACCGCAAGAGGATCCAGCCGTGAACTCTTCCCAGCCTTGGGAAAGCCTGGATTTGCCCCTCAGTGTGGAAGCCACGTTTGAGGCCTCCTGGACTCCCTCAGCTCGCTCATGGGATGCCTCAGGCCCTGGGGCAGCCAGAGTCCTGTGTGTGACACTGTTACTTGCTCCTC
Coding sequences within:
- the LOC113880994 gene encoding cytochrome b561 domain-containing protein 2 translates to MALSVETESHIYRALRTVSGAAAHLVALGFTIFVAVLARPGSSLFSWHPVLMSLAFSFLMTEALLVFSPESSLLRSLSRKGRARCHWVLQLLALLCALLGLGLVILHKEQLGKAHLATWHGRAGLLAVLWAGLQCSGGVGLLYPKLLPRWPLAKLKLYHATSGLVGYLLGGASLLLGMCSLWFTATVTGGVWYLAVLCPVITSLVIMNQVSNAYLYRKRIQP